One part of the Candidatus Tumulicola sp. genome encodes these proteins:
- a CDS encoding YciI family protein, with protein MVIVPGDKNSEAGLLPPKELFAEMGRYNEELRKAGVLLEADGLQPTSKGAKVKFDGAKRTVIDGPFTEAKELIAGFWIFEVKSKQEAIEWVKRAPFDGGVEIEIRQIFELSDFPPEIQGAREEARR; from the coding sequence ATGGTGATTGTCCCGGGCGACAAGAACTCGGAGGCGGGCCTTCTGCCGCCCAAGGAGCTCTTTGCCGAGATGGGGCGGTACAACGAGGAGCTGCGCAAGGCAGGCGTGCTGCTGGAGGCCGACGGGCTGCAGCCGACGTCGAAGGGCGCGAAAGTCAAGTTCGACGGCGCCAAGCGCACCGTGATCGACGGACCCTTCACCGAGGCGAAGGAATTGATCGCCGGCTTCTGGATCTTCGAAGTCAAATCGAAGCAAGAGGCGATTGAGTGGGTCAAGCGCGCTCCGTTTGACGGCGGCGTCGAGATCGAAATCCGGCAGATATTCGAGTTGTCGGACTTCCCGCCGGAGATTCAAGGCGCGCGCGAGGAAGCGCGGCGCTGA
- a CDS encoding DoxX family protein gives MSTLMVLFLLFDATIHIMRPPAVVEAFAKLGFPQSAAIGLGITELVCIALYVIPRTSVLGAILLTGYLGGAIATQLRSDQPLFSLVFPVLIAVLIWGGIFLRDERLRALIPLRK, from the coding sequence ATGAGCACGCTGATGGTGCTGTTCTTACTTTTCGATGCCACGATACATATTATGAGGCCGCCGGCAGTCGTGGAGGCATTCGCCAAGCTCGGTTTCCCCCAGAGCGCTGCTATCGGTCTCGGGATCACGGAGTTGGTCTGTATCGCCCTTTACGTCATTCCGCGTACCTCGGTGCTCGGCGCGATCTTGCTGACCGGCTATCTTGGCGGCGCGATCGCTACGCAGCTGCGCAGCGACCAGCCGCTCTTCAGCCTGGTCTTTCCGGTTCTTATCGCCGTGCTGATCTGGGGCGGGATTTTCTTGCGCGACGAGCGGTTGCGCGCATTGATCCCTCTGCGGAAGTAG
- a CDS encoding YciI family protein: MRFMMLMIPKGYEKAEADFRPDARLVSAMGKYNDELTKAGVVLALDGLHPSQKGARIKFSGGKGTATDGPFAEAKELLGGYWMIQVKSKEEAVAWALRCPAQDGDVIEVRQVFEESDF, translated from the coding sequence ATGCGATTCATGATGCTGATGATCCCAAAGGGGTACGAAAAGGCTGAGGCGGACTTTCGACCGGACGCCAGGCTGGTTTCCGCGATGGGCAAGTACAACGATGAGCTGACCAAAGCGGGGGTGGTGCTCGCGCTCGACGGGCTGCACCCCAGCCAAAAGGGCGCGCGGATCAAGTTCTCCGGCGGCAAGGGCACTGCGACCGATGGGCCGTTCGCCGAGGCGAAGGAGCTGCTTGGGGGCTACTGGATGATCCAGGTCAAGTCGAAGGAAGAGGCGGTTGCATGGGCATTGCGCTGCCCTGCTCAAGATGGCGACGTGATCGAGGTGCGCCAGGTGTTCGAAGAGTCGGACTTCTAG
- a CDS encoding nitronate monooxygenase codes for MLHTRICDLFGIEKPIVSAPMAGAAGGELAAAVSEAGGLGLIAAMGHEASWLKAQIRLVRERTSRPFGVGFVTHWLPEMPELYEVALSERVPVISHSFIDPSPYMSAALAAGAKVICQVQSVEGALCASAAGVAAIVAQGAEAGGHTGSISMMALVPVVASAVAPLPVIAAGGIADGRALAAALMLGAEGAWIGTAFLASPESLYSPNQKRRILEMSAADTILTRVFDIARGNPWPAHIAGRAARNAFSDRWHGREAELGAAAAEAVADLDAAVRADDVSRRPVWAGEGVGLVSTTRGAGDLVRDIVGEAERVMRERGGQSLTRT; via the coding sequence ATGCTTCACACGCGCATCTGTGATCTCTTTGGGATCGAAAAACCTATTGTGAGCGCGCCGATGGCCGGGGCCGCCGGGGGCGAGCTTGCCGCAGCTGTCTCCGAAGCCGGCGGCCTGGGGCTTATCGCAGCGATGGGTCACGAGGCCAGTTGGCTCAAGGCTCAGATCCGGCTGGTGCGCGAACGGACCAGCCGACCCTTCGGTGTCGGCTTCGTCACCCATTGGTTGCCCGAGATGCCCGAGTTGTACGAGGTGGCGCTCAGCGAGCGGGTCCCGGTCATCTCGCACTCGTTCATCGATCCGTCACCTTATATGTCCGCCGCGCTTGCAGCGGGCGCGAAGGTCATCTGTCAGGTGCAGAGCGTTGAAGGGGCACTGTGCGCCTCGGCAGCGGGCGTTGCTGCGATCGTGGCTCAAGGTGCGGAGGCCGGCGGGCACACGGGGTCGATTTCGATGATGGCGCTCGTGCCGGTGGTAGCGAGTGCGGTGGCCCCGCTGCCGGTGATAGCCGCGGGCGGTATCGCCGACGGGCGGGCGCTGGCCGCGGCGCTCATGCTCGGCGCCGAAGGGGCCTGGATCGGAACCGCTTTTCTCGCATCGCCCGAGAGTTTGTATTCGCCCAACCAAAAGCGCCGCATCCTGGAGATGAGCGCGGCGGACACGATCCTGACTCGCGTTTTTGATATCGCTCGCGGCAATCCGTGGCCCGCGCACATCGCCGGCCGCGCGGCGCGCAATGCCTTTAGCGATCGATGGCATGGTCGCGAGGCTGAACTGGGAGCGGCCGCGGCTGAGGCGGTGGCTGACTTAGACGCTGCCGTCCGCGCCGATGACGTCAGCCGGAGGCCGGTATGGGCGGGAGAGGGCGTCGGTCTTGTGTCGACCACGAGGGGCGCCGGCGATTTGGTTCGGGATATTGTGGGCGAGGCTGAGCGCGTTATGCGGGAACGTGGCGGGCAAAGCTTGACACGGACCTAA
- a CDS encoding beta-propeller fold lactonase family protein: MKHTLPTLIAAALLAGCNSNTIFGHPVGPPPLIYVANNTKVFVFDFQGNPATVSGTFPNTNFPDDVVYNPTNGFLYVANSGNDTITVYDLQGNQQTVSGTFAGVSSPRGMIYDPANGLLYVANNSSIITAYDKNGNLQTLTGGFLGLNGPEAIAYDSANGFLYVVNFFGPMTVYDQQGNLQTTTGAFTGSTQSCGVVFAPTTGHIYANGCSPTGPWHVYDAQGNTVTISGTFPNSTSPRITFYYARGDSIYVPEQGGTKVNNYDPSGNQQPLSGSFTGLTNPFGLTVAP, translated from the coding sequence ATGAAGCACACGCTGCCAACCCTCATCGCCGCTGCCCTGCTCGCCGGCTGCAATTCTAATACCATCTTCGGGCACCCGGTGGGACCGCCACCGCTCATCTACGTCGCCAATAACACGAAAGTTTTCGTCTTCGATTTCCAAGGCAACCCGGCAACTGTGTCGGGAACTTTTCCGAACACGAACTTCCCAGATGACGTCGTCTACAACCCCACCAACGGTTTCCTGTACGTGGCCAACTCTGGCAATGACACGATCACCGTCTACGACCTGCAAGGCAACCAGCAGACGGTGAGCGGCACCTTCGCCGGAGTCAGCAGCCCTCGCGGCATGATCTATGATCCGGCCAACGGTCTTCTATACGTGGCCAATAATAGTTCGATCATTACGGCCTACGATAAGAACGGAAACCTGCAAACCTTGACCGGAGGCTTCCTCGGCCTGAACGGCCCCGAAGCCATCGCGTACGACTCTGCCAACGGCTTCCTCTACGTCGTCAATTTCTTCGGCCCCATGACCGTCTACGATCAGCAGGGGAACCTGCAGACCACAACCGGGGCATTCACCGGGTCGACGCAAAGTTGCGGAGTGGTATTCGCTCCGACGACCGGGCATATCTACGCCAACGGTTGCTCTCCGACTGGCCCATGGCATGTGTACGACGCCCAGGGAAATACGGTGACGATCAGCGGCACGTTCCCGAATTCGACCTCTCCGCGCATCACGTTCTACTATGCCCGCGGCGACAGCATCTACGTTCCGGAGCAAGGCGGTACGAAGGTGAACAACTACGACCCGAGCGGCAATCAGCAACCGTTAAGCGGATCGTTCACGGGTTTAACCAACCCGTTTGGTCTCACCGTCGCGCCCTAA
- a CDS encoding type II toxin-antitoxin system HicB family antitoxin yields MKYIAVVEHGETGWGAYVPDLPGCTAVGPTRDFVADRIREAVLLHVESLREHGEVVPEPAAVAFTIDAA; encoded by the coding sequence ATGAAATATATTGCTGTAGTCGAGCATGGGGAAACTGGGTGGGGCGCATATGTGCCAGATCTTCCAGGCTGCACGGCTGTTGGGCCGACGCGCGACTTTGTCGCGGATAGGATTCGCGAGGCTGTCCTTTTGCACGTCGAGTCTTTGCGCGAGCACGGTGAGGTCGTGCCGGAGCCTGCAGCGGTCGCTTTCACCATCGACGCCGCTTAA
- a CDS encoding helix-turn-helix transcriptional regulator has product MARKNDKSVRRSSGNIFADIGLDQPEEALAKARIVETIADLLTRKEMSQEKAGKLIRLTQPQVSRLMRGDTRDFSYERLMRVLTSLGQDVEITIRRTRNPKKRGHVLVHG; this is encoded by the coding sequence ATGGCGAGAAAGAACGATAAATCTGTAAGGCGCAGTAGCGGCAACATATTCGCGGATATTGGTCTCGACCAGCCGGAGGAAGCGCTCGCAAAGGCACGCATTGTCGAAACGATTGCGGATCTGCTCACGCGCAAGGAAATGAGCCAGGAGAAGGCCGGAAAACTCATCCGCCTAACTCAGCCTCAGGTTTCCCGCTTAATGCGAGGCGACACGCGGGATTTTTCCTATGAACGCCTCATGCGCGTTCTTACCTCATTGGGGCAGGATGTGGAGATCACCATTCGGCGGACGCGCAATCCGAAAAAGCGCGGGCATGTGTTGGTTCACGGGTGA
- a CDS encoding type II toxin-antitoxin system RelE/ParE family toxin gives MEFLASSKDDLSSFPPEVKFVTGYALRQIQRGKDHPDAKAMKGNLRDVIEIAVRDDSGRRTYRTACTTKFGDVVYVLHAFQKKSMSGIATPRRELERIERRLQTAQRHWNENYGEKER, from the coding sequence TTGGAGTTCCTCGCATCCTCTAAAGACGATCTTTCCTCGTTTCCGCCGGAAGTCAAGTTCGTGACGGGCTACGCTCTGCGTCAGATCCAGCGCGGCAAGGACCATCCAGACGCCAAGGCTATGAAAGGCAACTTGCGGGACGTGATTGAGATCGCCGTGCGCGACGATTCTGGCCGCCGGACGTACCGCACGGCATGCACGACCAAGTTTGGCGACGTTGTTTACGTGCTGCACGCCTTCCAAAAGAAATCGATGTCGGGTATAGCTACTCCAAGGCGCGAATTGGAGCGGATCGAGCGTCGCCTTCAGACAGCCCAGAGGCACTGGAACGAGAACTATGGCGAGAAAGAACGATAA
- a CDS encoding formylglycine-generating enzyme family protein, with protein MFVRLAAALVLVLLSAACAKTQSAQGMFSSGSTSANASSCTPTIFSRERPVGAKARPGMVWIPGAEFSMGSNNPKFGDARPWHRVRVSGFWIAKNTVTNDQFARFVQATHYVTVAERRPSPKDFPGVAAADLVAGSLVFTPPDHPVELNDERQWWRYVPGANWRHPDGPRSSIVGRGDYPAVQIAFEDAQAYAKWAGMRLPTEAEFEFAERGALSCRQYAWGGEFAPRGVTMANTFVGHFPDHSTAPHNHPTTMRVGSFHPNGYGLYDMSGNVWEWTSDWYRTDYYASLAAAGGVAVNPKGPADSLDVTQPSVRKRSVRGGSFLCTDQFCSRYEVGGRGQTEPSSSANHIGFRVAD; from the coding sequence ATGTTCGTTCGTCTGGCGGCAGCGCTGGTGCTGGTGCTCTTGAGCGCGGCATGCGCGAAGACGCAATCCGCGCAAGGGATGTTCTCCTCGGGTTCGACATCAGCTAACGCTTCGAGCTGCACGCCGACCATTTTCTCGCGCGAGCGGCCGGTTGGTGCTAAGGCGCGGCCCGGCATGGTGTGGATACCGGGCGCCGAGTTCTCGATGGGGTCGAATAATCCGAAGTTCGGCGACGCGCGTCCGTGGCACCGCGTGCGCGTGAGCGGTTTTTGGATCGCGAAGAACACGGTGACCAACGATCAATTCGCGCGCTTTGTTCAAGCGACGCATTATGTGACCGTCGCGGAGCGGCGCCCGAGTCCTAAAGACTTTCCCGGCGTGGCGGCTGCGGATCTTGTCGCCGGCTCGCTCGTCTTCACGCCGCCCGACCACCCGGTGGAGCTCAACGACGAGAGGCAGTGGTGGCGCTATGTACCCGGCGCGAATTGGCGACATCCGGATGGGCCGCGGAGTTCGATTGTCGGGCGCGGGGACTATCCGGCGGTGCAGATCGCGTTCGAGGACGCGCAAGCGTATGCGAAGTGGGCGGGGATGCGCTTGCCGACCGAGGCGGAGTTCGAGTTCGCGGAGCGCGGCGCGCTGAGCTGCAGGCAATACGCGTGGGGTGGGGAGTTCGCGCCGCGGGGTGTGACGATGGCCAACACGTTTGTGGGGCACTTCCCGGACCACAGTACTGCGCCGCACAATCACCCCACGACCATGCGGGTGGGTTCATTCCATCCGAACGGCTACGGTCTTTACGACATGTCCGGCAACGTGTGGGAGTGGACGTCGGATTGGTATCGTACGGATTATTACGCTTCTTTGGCGGCTGCCGGTGGCGTTGCCGTGAACCCGAAGGGGCCGGCGGATAGTCTTGATGTCACCCAGCCCAGCGTGCGCAAGCGATCGGTGCGCGGCGGCTCGTTCCTTTGCACGGATCAGTTCTGCTCGCGCTATGAAGTCGGCGGGCGCGGGCAAACCGAGCCCAGCAGTTCGGCCAATCATATCGGCTTTCGGGTAGCGGACTAG
- a CDS encoding VOC family protein encodes MAKSIPAGWHSVTPRLVVHDPAGLVQFLKDAFGASGDFVTTAPSQMRIGDSIIMVSGVGPRKPMPAFLHLYVDDVDATYVRALKAGAVSLEEPRDVPYGDRRAMVKDPYGNDWQIATHKEPD; translated from the coding sequence ATGGCGAAATCGATTCCGGCGGGTTGGCATAGCGTCACTCCTCGTCTCGTGGTTCATGACCCAGCCGGGCTGGTTCAGTTCCTCAAGGACGCGTTCGGCGCGAGCGGAGATTTCGTGACCACCGCGCCATCCCAGATGAGAATCGGCGATTCGATCATCATGGTGAGCGGCGTTGGCCCTCGCAAACCGATGCCGGCCTTTCTCCACCTCTACGTCGATGATGTCGACGCAACGTATGTGCGCGCATTGAAAGCCGGCGCCGTTTCGCTTGAGGAGCCTCGCGATGTGCCGTATGGAGATCGTCGCGCGATGGTAAAGGACCCTTACGGTAACGATTGGCAAATCGCTACGCATAAAGAGCCGGACTAA